The genomic segment GCATAATGGTCTATGAGCAGTCCAAAGCAGAGCCTTTTGGATGACAATGGTTCATTTATGTctaacacaaaacaaatacagcatttcagcatacagtggggcaaaaaagtatttagtcagctactgattgtgcaagttctgctacttagaaagatgagagaggtctgtaatttacaaataaattctttaaaaatcctacaatgtgatttcctggatttcttttctcatattgtctctcctAGTTGAAGTGAACGTATGATGAAAAAtatacagacctctctcatctttctaagtaggaaaacttgcacaatcagtggcggactaaatacttttttgccccactgtaagTTCATCATAGCAACTGTCAAACATGGTAATGGGTTGGGGCTGCTTTGATGTTTTGACTTAGACATCTTCTCATTATTGAAGGCGTCATTGaagttgtctttgtactgctgTTCTGGGGAGACCCTGGGCCTTAGAAATGGCTTTGTAACTCATTTGAATCTTCTTAAACAGGATGTCCATTCACCTTTCTGGGAGCTAAAGGTAAGATGTAACTGGTTAAGCGGCTCAGAACACAAAAGCAAGCCCTCATCTGAATAGCagttaaaaaaagttaatgtttttaagAAGTCTATGTGAAATCTTGACTGGGACCCAGTTGAGAAGCCGTGGAAAGACCTGGAATGAGCAGTTGGGCAGTTCTGCAAAGACTGCGCTAAAATGCTCCACAACAATATGAAAGAGTTCTCCATATTCAGGTTGCGCTTATATTAGCCCAATAATTTGTCTGAAGATCTACAATTATCCACAGTGACAAATGTGCAATAATAGGGGAGAAAAgagcaaatattttttacagCACTGTACTTGAGTAAAATTCTTAAGCATTTCAAAATACTAAGTGAAGTGTGAATCCATCAAAAATGAACTTGAAGGTCATGTACGTAAGTAAACTAGTTACTATCCACCTGTGTTTAGTATATATAGATTCCTATATGTTCAGTTTCACTGGCTGTTCAGGCCTTTTTAACTTACACTCAGTGATCTTCATATGTTGGCCTGCACAGGTCTTTGGCGCTCCTATTCCATTTGATGCCTCACAGCGGTACTGCCCTGCGTCAGATTTCGACACACTTTTGAACTTCTGTTCAAAAGgcaaaggaaggaaggaaagcaCGGTAAACAAAGATTGAGATGAATAAAATCGATGACAAGCCCAGTGGTCATAAAGTAAACAAGGTGGTTCTGTATCAGAGTCAATCAGGGTGTAGTCAGCAGATGACCGCCAGGGAACTGCAAACAGGaggctgtgtatgtgtgtttgtacatcCACATAGCTCTGCTATCTGCACATTCATATCGCAAAGATcaaacagctctcagtagtgTTGGAACAAACCAGAGTGCCTGTTTTGGGGTCTAGGCTGTAGTTGATGTCTGGCAGGTGGGCTGTGCTCAGGGGcttgttgtctttgtaccagCTGTAAGTAGGAGGAGGAACGCTCAGCTTGTCTTTGCAGTGCAGCTCCACTGCAGAGCCTCTTATCACAGTCTCAGGAACATGGCAGGATGGAGCATGGGGGGGCACTGCCAAGGGACACACAGAGGGAGATACTTGTCATTGCATTGGGTTTGAGTTCTTCATTTTAAACTGTGCTCAGTAGGACTGCCCCTTAAAACTGTACACTAAAGGTTAAAcgaatataaaataataataatataatatataatctaCAATGACTTGATTACTTCAGACAATAATGTCATACAGtaaaaaaacttttacattttaagtcAACCTTAAAAATGAGTTTTGACAAGTTTCATCAAAAGTTCAAGCATTTTAGTTTAGTACTGTTTAGTACTGCATCTGATAGGTCACAAAGTATAAGTTAAGCCCTTCATGGTCAGGAATATGTAGGGAGGAAGGCCTTATTAATGAGAATTTGCAAAGACCAAATTCAGGGGAGGAATTCCAAAGAAAAgcaatttctgcataaaaacTGAAACACATTCACCGTAACTACCTTAAACTGTGTTTTGTAGATCCTAGATGTCGTATTGAAAAATACCAGTTGTAATAAactaaattgaaaaaaaaagtgcttttatcttcattaaaacaaaggtagaaagacagacagacagtgaaatGAATGGTATAAGGAAAGAAAAATTTGCTGACCTGTAGCTTATAAAACAGCAACagtatgtttatatgttatattatatttaagtaTACTTAAGAGTGTGAATAAAACAGGATAATAAGTAGTATAAACCCACCTAGCACACTCAGAGTTACTGTGACCTCCCCAAAGTGGGTCTTATCATGTTTTGCAGTGACCTCACAGTAATAGACCCCTGAGTCTTTCTGGGTAACACCACGCACGGTCACTGTTGCCCCATCCATTGAAGCTCGGCCTTTAAATGAACCTGAAAAGGGGGACACTGGATCAGGGCCGTGTAAAGGGGAGTATAAGGCAGTATGTGCTGCAGCTAAACTACTGCTAATCTTCATCATGAAAGATGCTCAGCAAAGTTCACCTGTAAATTCACCATCAAAATAAACGTAGGAAGTGTCTTTccccttttttttccattcgATTCGAGGGTTGGTCTCTTTTTCTGTGCGGAACTCACAGGACAGGACAGCGTCTGTTTCCCAAATAAGAATTGAACTGTTATTAAGCCACTGGGATTGAAAATCTTGAAATGTAGACACAAactcacataaaaaaaattgtctATTAAAACAAGCTCACTCACTTGTGTTCTCATGAACTTCCACTTTTGGTTTGCTGGTTGACACAGTTACTGAAATAGTGGAGGGAACTgtggagaaaaaaggagaaagataaGGATAGAGAAAGATGAGATACATAAACATACtaatattacatacatacaatacatgcattcattctttctttctatagAAACATCACAAACAGCTTATGAACATTTCatgtataatgaaaaaaatgtagtttgtgGACATGTATAGTACACACTTCTTCTTGCATGACCATTgtccaacctttctttatctcttagaagTAAACCATGCTTTAAAgaatgatatgtaaataatctctgttctgactggctgtcctgtCTTGTTCCTGTccagaaacactccttataacttcagtgtgaaagtGCAGAGAtctaaacaggctgcttttgcagcTTAGATTTCATACATGGATTGTATGGACTGGGATGTAAATAATACTTTGGCCTGAACTGTaacattaacagtgtttacatattacatcaaactcttatatAGGCCCTTTACATCTGTAGCCCATTCAGTTAATGCAGATACAAAAGCATATCAAATCATTAAGTATGAAATTGAATCACAATGTCTTCTTTCTACATCTTCTATTAAAATTGGGCATCttccttttcatctttttcatttcttcttcttcttattattattattattattatttattattattattattattattattattagtgagTTCCTTTTAGCTGTCATTTGGAGACCGTTTTGTTTTAGTGGAATGCTTTTTTCCTACAGTTGTATTTCATTCCTGACCTTAAATCGCTGTTCACAGGAAGAGAAAGGAGGAAAGTGTTCTTCTCTGAAACAGGGGGAGAATCTGGCCTATTGTTGAAACATATAACATTACTGCCATACTGCTCTAACATACTTTCCCCACCATAGCTGCTCACCCACACATCCCTTTTGGCCGTGCCAAGAACGGGGCTGTGTTGGAATGCTTAggagatggatggatagtctgAGACAGCATGGTGGGGGGACCGGTCGAGTCTGACCCGATGACCTCTCTTGAAAACAAATACTATCTCTATTCATTTATTATCAGACCTTAAGCTTAGAGTATGtgagtaaagtaaaaaaaaaaatagaaaagagagagagaaggagagagagtgcacTTTCCAACCTACAGGACCAGTGAAATGCTCCTGGCTTtctaaaagcataaaaaatgtaaaaatgttatgttttatatttctttaaacaaaaaaaaaatgaaaccattTCTTTGGGTTACTAAAGTGAAGGTTAGTGGTATACATGTATATGCacaaacatgtgtatgtatgaccCCAGAGCCTGACTAAAGACAagtacagtggggtccaaaagacCACAGgcgaaaatgcttctatttgcATTCTTACATAATTTAATACAAAGTTTCCCATTACAAGCGATATTTTCAGCATAACAACTTGTGTAAGGATAGGAAATATCTACATGATTTTTAGAATTTCAGTATTTGATATGTCCGCATTTgctttaaagacatttttgcaCTCAAGCTACAACTTTGTGAGATTCGAGCTTCAATGTGGgagataagacaaaaaaaaacctgacctTTTTTGGCAAAGGTCAATTTTACAAATTTGAATAGTTACACAGAAATAAAGTTAAATCTTGAAAAGCAAAATTTAAGCTTTTTTAGTGTGGTTTCAGATTTTTAGACcccgctgtgtgtgtgtgtgtatctgtgtcttTTAAAGGAGACAGTCTTACTGTGTTGCAGTAACACAAACCAGCTGAAGAGAAGAGGGGCTTAGTAAAAATTACAACCCACCCTGAGCAGTAATGTCTACAATCACCTCAATGTGACACCAAACCAAAAACCAAAATACATCATTGATGATGACGTGTATAATCATGTTAAAGCCTGAGTATATTCCACATCTACTGTTTCTACATGAGGTTTGTATTAATGAGTTCTGCAGACTTAGATAGAACACATCCTCCTTCTTGTGTGTCAGAACTAAATAAATTACAACTTAGATAATACAGACTGATAAAATCTTTTTGTAGAACTGTTATGCAGAGAGTCAGATTGGGGGCATCAACAGCATGAAACACTGATAGGAAATCAGCTTCATCTCAATTAACACTTCAGAGGATAAACAGCAGTGGGCCCACAGGGAACCCCACCCAGACCCACCGTCTCATACTCTGTCTCATACACTCTGCCATCACACCACCTTTATAATGGCATTTATTAATGCACATTTCCTCTAGGGCGCTTCATTTTTGTGCATATAAACTAGGTACCAATGTTCTCTTTAACAAAATAATGCATAATCTTGTGATTAAGAAAATTTCACAGTGATTTCTCATTCATAAAGACCAAGACTAAATATCTGTGAGTTCATAAAACTTAATAAACTCTAAAACATCACTTAGTCAGGACCGAATGCCTAAGAGTTGACTTACTATAGTTGATTAAGACAGATATTTCTGACCCCTCAGTCCTCCCGTTAAAAACCAAGAAAAAGTTCACTTAAACTTTATAAACTTTAGAaagtaataaaaagaaaatgaaaatggaatatttagcattaaGCCACTCACTCAGCATTAAGGTCAGCAAAGCACTGAGGTTAAACAGTGGTGCTCGGCTCATCCTCTCTCGTGTCCAGTGCAGTGGTCAATCTGTAATGAGTTCTGACCAACAGTGGGgtccttttctttctgcagtGGTCTGCAAATGGCCAGTGcaggaatctctctctctctctctgtctctctctctctgtctctctctctctctctctctgtgtctctttctccttctgtctctctctctttttcacccttcctccctctctctctctctcgctctctctctgtgtgtgtgtgtgtgtgtgcctctttctccttctgtctctctctctttctcacccttccttgctctctctctctctgttcttttttccttcagtaaaaGAAAACTTGGGGATCCTGCGTGACCTGCTTTTCCCCATGAATTTGACAAGATTATTACAATATGACAAGATTATTACACTTGTATACAGTAAAAATGTGTAACTACgtttttttacattgtgcaaTAGTATGTGTTTTGTTTGGCATGCAGTATGTTCATACAGATACTTCAGTGCACACACAAAAACCTGTGTATTCCTATGTGTGTGGAGTAATGGCACTATACTTTGTGGGGTTCTGTCACTTAATACTGCTTTGTTAAACCTAACCCAACCAAGATCTTAACCTCACAGGGAGCAAAAGGGAACTATTTCAGAGAACTAAAAGAGAAGGTGTCACGTTCAAAGCTGGTTATAAAGACTTTTCTCTGGAAGATTTAAATCGAATCTGATATCAGACAATAACCACAAaattcagaaacactgcagatATGACTGGGTGGGTCTACATGCACTCATAAAGATGGATGTGTGTGATAACCATTCAAATCAACACtcaaaaacagattaaaactcAGCACAAAGTACAATGTTTGGGGCAAAAACAAGCAACATTTTAGCTGATGTGCATAAAGCCATAATATACTGGACCAATACGCTCCTTTTATACGCACATACAATATCTATGTTCGTTTCTTTTAATATCACATAGATTAACTCCttaaattccaggcttattccatattaaggcttattatgcagtaactacagggcTTCAACATAAACTGGCTGAGCCATTCTTAGCTTATGGaagtataataaaactttgggccctggccatttaagggattaaaaGAATTGTGGTTTCCAGTTAAGATAAGCACTGTAAAATTAACATTTCATGctattcattattttatgacGCGGGAGAGAAAACCAAACAAGGCTGATGTTGATGAAAGCTGATAGGCAGGAATCATGCTGATAGACACCGAACTACTGCTGCACTTTGATTAGCACTCTGTTGTGCTCTACTGTAGAATTATACAATGTTGttttgatgttatttttttaatgaagctgCAGTCAATCAATCTAAAACACTTTGAACCCAATGAAAGCTTGTTTCTGGAAGTCACGTGGCAGTAATAAGGAATCGCTTAGATAAGGAGGACTGTAAAATAGGCAGAATCTCTTCAGTACAGTATAAAGTTACTGAGATATCCAGCCCCAGTCAGGTATATAAGACGAGAACGATCTTTAAGTCACAACAAAACCATAAAAGCTAACTCAGGAGTACAAGAGAGGATTTTTTAGGTAAGCAAGTtgtacttttctttttctctgtctttccttcttgtTCACATTTGCTCTTTATTTAGATCAGTGTTTCTGAATGCTGCTCCTTAAAGGACCCTTGTGCTTGCCACTTTAGTATTTAACTTACCTCAACCCAgccacagcagctccacagctAATTTACAAAACCTTCATAAGCTGAACCAGGTCTGGTGAGGGTACTTCAGACTCAGAATGGAACTGAGGTAAATTACAGTTTTTCTCAATTGCTAAAACACTTTGAATTAAACTGGAGTGAacttcatcatcactgtcagtgTTTTAGCAAGGCAGGAATCTCTCATTGCTTTCTCTCATTGCTTTCATTGCAAAAAAATTGAAAAGGGAGAGCAGGAAGGTTATTCTGAGTAGCATATATGTGACGCGCTATGAAGAAAAGGATTTTaaggtgatatatatatatatatatatatatatatatatatatatatacatatatctgtgaatatatatatatatatatatatatatatatatatatatatatatatatgtgtgtgtgtgtgtgtgtgtgtgtgtgtgtgtgtgtgtgtgtgtgtgtgtgaagtctGTTAATGAGCAGGTCAAGATCTCACATCACAGATTTGTGAAGTTTTGTAACAGACTCATACCCTAACACAATAACTGTAAAAGGAACGAAACTGCTGAAGGTCTATCATTTTGCTACCTTCAAAAAGCCATAATAGCAGCATTCAGAAGACTGAAAATAGGGTTCTCCACAATTAGGTCAAAACATTTGTTCCTCTTGTTTGTTACTCTATGAATGATCTGAATTTTcaggtgatatatatataagctaTATATAAGCCATTGTCTATACTTAGAATCTCCACTCTGCTCTCTCCTTCAGGACATACTTTATGCAAATGACTGATATAAGATTTTTGATATGATAATACACATATAATATGATGACACACAGTGAGACTTAACACTGGTTGATTAACAGCATCATGATGACATTAGATGAATAGTTTAAAAAACTTATTGTAGAATTATTTACAGCAAAATATCATCATGATAGAACAGCATAGACACATAGCACTAATGAAGGCTGAATAAGTTTAGACTGAAACCTGTCTTTTGCATTTTTTGGTTGTTGTTTAGTCAGTAATTGAAGGAATGTATTCACTTGATTGTAAGATGTAGTATGTTTAGCATGTGTTATTTTGGCCAGCAAACCTCTTTTAGATATTATGTGTTCACTGTTTTGAAGATAAGCCTTCTGAAGGGACAAAAATGTTCAAGCAACCGAGAAAAACTGTAGAATCTCATGTAGAAGTCTGAATTAATGTGAATTAAtggttctctctgtctctctttctctctctctttccgtctctcaGGTGCAATAATAACTATGAGGACTTATCTCTTGCTGTTTCTGAGCCTTGCAGGTACGGTCTAAATGCTTGGTAATTCTACTGGACATGcttaaaaaattataattatcTGCTTATTACAGTTTTTCTTGATCGCTCAAACACATTTAACGTAACTGGAATCAACTTAATCTTCTAAGTTCACTCAAGTCCACTCTGATTGCGTTTCACATAGCTTTACAAAACAGTTAACACAGATCTCACATCTTCCCTCAACCAAAAAAAGACGAGGATCATGGAAAGCGATACTATCCCAAATGATGACAAACAGGAGGCCGGAGTGTTTGTCAGTAGAGAGATGTGTTATACAACACCTGATTTACCTATTGAGGTTTATAaatttttacaatggatgtgtGATTATTTAGATTTAGGTTTGATCGTTCTTCCACTTTCTGTTATAGACATGCCATGGATGAAATGGTTTGtaattgttttgtgtttgtgatgaGTGATTAAAGGAATTTACCTGATAGCAAGTTGTAGTGTCTGACAGAAACGTTGGTACAgcatttttacctttttaatatCAGTGCTCTTATATGTTATGCTAACATGTGAATTAACAGCAAACACTTATTAGTTGGCTCTAGGCTTCATGACTAAACTACTTGCACCAGTAAAGATTATTTGAAGGAGTGAATCTTCTCAAAATACGTGAAGTCTGTTAATGAGCAGGTCAAGATCTCACATCACAGATTTGTGA from the Pygocentrus nattereri isolate fPygNat1 chromosome 6, fPygNat1.pri, whole genome shotgun sequence genome contains:
- the jam2b gene encoding junctional adhesion molecule 2b → MSRAPLFNLSALLTLMLIPSTISVTVSTSKPKVEVHENTNAVLSCEFRTEKETNPRIEWKKKGKDTSYVYFDGEFTGSFKGRASMDGATVTVRGVTQKDSGVYYCEVTAKHDKTHFGEVTVTLSVLVPPHAPSCHVPETVIRGSAVELHCKDKLSVPPPTYSWYKDNKPLSTAHLPDINYSLDPKTGTLKFKSVSKSDAGQYRCEASNGIGAPKTCAGQHMKITEFELNLTLVIAVGVGAALFLLSCSLAICLCCRRGCCRCCRKDKKKGKQKRNMTIHRPPTDPRHYRHTKSFVI